The stretch of DNA ATATATTTCGACATATAAAGGTGCTATCATGAAATTGTACTGGGACAAGTACCATTTTATAGAAATAGGGAGGCTTACAGGATGAGAAAATTCATTCAAAACAAATTAAAAGAACAAAAAGGTTTAACGTTAATCGAGCTTTTAGCAGTAATCGTTATTCTAGCGATTGTTGCAGCAATTGCGATTCCGGCAATTGGTAATATTATTGAAAATAGTCGTAATGGCGCGGTTAAATCGGATTATCAAAATGCATTAGCTGCAGCTAATGTTTATTTTACAGAAAATCCTAAAGGGGAAACTCCAGCAAATGCAACAGCAACTGTAAAGGTAGGAACATTACTCTCACAATCTTACTTGGATGATAAAGGATCACTTTCTTCGGATGTAGTTATAACTAAAGTAGCAGGTGGTAATACCATTTCAGGGGCTACAGAAGAT from Paenisporosarcina sp. FSL H8-0542 encodes:
- a CDS encoding prepilin-type N-terminal cleavage/methylation domain-containing protein → MRKFIQNKLKEQKGLTLIELLAVIVILAIVAAIAIPAIGNIIENSRNGAVKSDYQNALAAANVYFTENPKGETPANATATVKVGTLLSQSYLDDKGSLSSDVVITKVAGGNTISGATEDTKYEIKAATPQTNAELSKIKNADFKGTDIKK